The following are encoded in a window of Pongo abelii isolate AG06213 chromosome 14, NHGRI_mPonAbe1-v2.0_pri, whole genome shotgun sequence genomic DNA:
- the SLITRK5 gene encoding SLIT and NTRK-like protein 5 — protein MHTCCPPVTLEQDLHRKMHSWMLQTLAFAVTSLVLSCAETIDYYGEICDNACPCEEKDGILTVSCENRGIISLSEISPPRFPIYHLLLSGNLLNRLYPNEFVNYTGASILHLGSNVIQDIETGAFHGLRGLRRLHLNNNKLELLRDDTFLGLENLEYLQVDYNYISVIEPNAFGKLHLLQVLILNDNLLSSLPNNLFRFVPLTHLDLRGNRLKLLPYVGLLQHMDKVVELQLEENPWNCSCELISLKDWLDSISYSALVGDVVCETPFRLHGRDLDEVSKQELCPRRLISDYEMRPQTPLSTTGYLHTTPASVNSVATSSSAVYKPPLKPPKGTRQPNKPRVRPTSRQPSKDLGYSNYGPSIAYQTKSPVPLECPTACTCNLQISDLGLNVNCQERKIESIAELQPKPYNPKKMYLTENYIAVVRRTDFLEATGLDLLHLGNNRISMIQDRAFGDLTNLRRLYLNGNRIERLSPELFYGLQSLQYLFLQYNLIREIQSGTFDPVPNLQLLFLNNNLLQAMPSGVFSGLTLLRLNLRSNHFTSLPVSGVLDQLKSLIQIDLHDNPWDCTCDIVGMKLWVEQLKVGVLVDEVICKAPKKFAETDMRSIKSELLCPDYSDVVVSTPTPSSIQVPARTSAVTPAVRLNSTGAPAGLGAGGGASSVPLSVLILSLLLVFIMSVFVAAGLFVLVMKRRKKNQSDHTSTNNSDVSSFNMQYSVYGGGGGTGGHPHAHVHHRGPALPKVKTPAGHVYEYIPHPLGHMCKNPIYRSREGNSVEDYKDLHELKVTYSSNHHLQQQQPPPPPPQQPQQQPPPQLQLQPGEEDRRESHHLRSPAYSVSTIEPREDLLSPVQDADRFYRGILEPEKHCSTTPAGNSLPEYPKFPCSPAAYSFSPNYDLRRPHQYLHPGAGDSRLREPVLYSPPSAVFVEPNRNEYLELKAKLNVEPDYLEVLEKQTTFSQF, from the coding sequence ATGCACACTTGCTGCCCCCCAGTAACTTTGGAACAGGACCTTCACAGAAAAATGCATAGCTGGATGCTGCAGACTCTAGCGTTTGCTGTAACATCTCTCGTCCTTTCGTGTGCAGAAACCATCGATTATTATGGGGAAATCTGTGACAATGCATGTCCTTGTGAGGAAAAGGACGGCATTTTAACTGTGAGCTGTGAAAACAGGGGGATCATCAGTCTCTCTGAAATTAGCCCTCCCCGTTTCCCAATCTACCACCTCTTGTTGTCCGGAAACCTTTTGAACCGTCTCTATCCCAATGAGTTTGTCAATTACACTGGGGCTTCAATTTTGCATCTGGGTAGCAATGTTATCCAGGACATTGAGACCGGGGCTTTCCATGGGCTACGGGGTTTGAGGAGATTGCATCTGAACAATAATAAACTGGAACTTCTGCGAGATGATACCTTCCTTGGCTTGGAGAACCTGGAGTACCTACAGGTCGATTACAACTACATCAGCGTCATTGAACCCAATGCTTTTGGGAAACTGCATTTGTTGCAGGTGCTTATCCTCAATGACAATCTTTTGTCCAGTTTACCCAACAATCTTTTCCGTTTTGTGCCCTTAACGCACTTGGACCTCCGGGGAAACCGGCTGAAACTTCTGCCCTACGTGGGGCTTTTGCAGCACATGGATAAAGTTGTGGAGTTACAGCTGGAGGAAAACCCTTGGAATTGTTCTTGTGAGCTGATCTCTCTAAAGGATTGGTTGGACAGCATCTCCTACTCAGCCCTGGTGGGGGATGTGGTTTGTGAGACCCCCTTCCGCTTACACGGCAGGGACTTGGACGAGGTATCCAAGCAGGAACTTTGCCCAAGGAGACTTATTTCTGACTACGAGATGAGGCCGCAGACGCCTTTGAGCACCACGGGGTATTTACACACCACCCCTGCGTCAGTGAATTCTGTGGCCACTTCTTCCTCTGCTGTTTACAAACCCCCTTTGAAGCCCCCTAAGGGGACTCGCCAACCCAACAAGCCCAGGGTGCGCCCCACCTCTCGGCAGCCCTCTAAGGACTTGGGCTACAGCAACTATGGCCCCAGCATCGCCTATCAGACCAAATCCCCGGTGCCTTTGGAGTGTCCCACCGCGTGCACTTGCAACCTGCAGATCTCTGATCTGGGCCTCAACGTAAACTGCCAGGAGCGAAAGATCGAGAGCATCGCTGAACTACAGCCTAAGCCCTACAATCCCAAGAAAATGTATCTGACAGAGAACTACATCGCTGTCGTGCGCAGGACAGACTTCCTGGAGGCCACGGGGCTGGACCTCCTGCACCTGGGGAATAACCGCATCTCGATGATCCAGGACCGCGCTTTCGGGGATCTCACCAACCTGAGGCGCCTCTACCTGAATGGCAACAGGATCGAGAGGCTGAGCCCGGAGTTATTCTATGGGCTGCAGAGCCTGCAGTATCTCTTCCTCCAGTATAATCTCATCCGCGAGATTCAGTCTGGAACTTTTGACCCGGTCCCAAACCTCCAGCTGCTATTCTTGAATAACAACCTCCTGCAGGCCATGCCCTCAGGCGTCTTCTCTGGCCTGACCCTCCTCAGGCTAAACCTGAGGAGTAACCACTTCACCTCCTTGCCAGTGAGTGGAGTTTTGGACCAGCTGAAGTCACTCATCCAAATCGACCTGCATGACAATCCTTGGGATTGTACCTGCGACATTGTGGGCATGAAGCTGTGGGTGGAGCAGCTCAAAGTGGGCGTCCTAGTGGACGAGGTGATCTGTAAGGCGCCCAAGAAATTCGCTGAGACCGACATGCGCTCCATTAAGTCGGAGCTGCTGTGCCCTGACTATTCAGATGTAGTGGTTTCCACGCCCACACCCTCCTCAATCCAGGTCCCTGCGAGGACCAGCGCCGTGACTCCTGCGGTCCGGTTGAACAGCACCGGGGCCCCCGCGGGCTTGGGCGCAGGCGGAGGGGCGTCGTCGGTGCCCTTGTCTGTGTTAATTCTCAGCCTCCTGCTGGTTTTCATCATGTCCGTCTTCGTGGCCGCCGGGCTCTTCGTGCTGGTCATGAAGCGCAGGAAGAAGAACCAGAGCGACCACACCAGCACCAACAACTCCGACGTGAGCTCCTTTAACATGCAGTACAGCGTgtacggcggcggcggcggcacgGGCGGCCACCCACACGCGCACGTGCATCACCGCGGGCCCGCGCTGCCCAAGGTGAAGACGCCCGCGGGCCACGTATACGAATACATCCCCCACCCACTGGGCCACATGTGCAAAAACCCCATCTACCGCTCCCGAGAGGGCAACTCCGTAGAGGATTACAAAGACCTGCACGAGCTCAAGGTCACCTACAGCAGCAACCAccacctgcagcagcagcagccgccgccgccaccaccgCAGCAGCCACAGCAGCAGCCCCCGccgcagctgcagctgcagcccGGGGAGGAGGACAGGCGGGAAAGCCACCACTTGCGGAGCCCCGCCTACAGCGTCAGCACCATCGAGCCCCGGGAGGACCTGCTGTCGCCGGTGCAGGACGCCGACCGCTTTTACAGGGGCATTTTGGAACCAGAAAAACACTGCTCCACCACCCCCGCCGGCAATA